In Pecten maximus chromosome 10, xPecMax1.1, whole genome shotgun sequence, one genomic interval encodes:
- the LOC117335760 gene encoding GTPase HRas, with protein sequence MTEYKLVVVGAGGVGKSALTIQLIQNHFVEEYDPTIEDSYRKQVVIDDETCLLDILDTAGQEEYSAMRDQYMRTGEGFLCVFAVNNLKSFEDINTYKEQIKRVKDAEEVPMVLVGNKMDLQEQHMVEDKDAKALANSYNIPYVRTSAKTRQGVDDAFYSLVREIRLYKDKKGKHPRKKKRFCALI encoded by the exons CGGGTGGTGTGGGGAAAAGTGCTCTAACCATCCAGCTCATACAGAACCA CTTCGTAGAAGAATATGATCCCACCATAG agGATTCTTACAGAAAACAAGTCGTAATTGACGACGAAACATGTCTACTAGACATTCTGGATACTGCTGGTCAAGAGGAATACAG TGCCATGAGGGACCAGTACATGAGGACGGGCGAGGGCTTCCTCTGTGTATTTGCTGTAAACAACCTCAAATCTTTTGAAGACATCAACACCTACAAAGAGCAG attaaaCGGGTAAAAGATGCTGAGGAAGTCCCCATGGTtt TGGTGGGAAACAAAATGGACTTACAGGAGCAACACATGGTAGAGGATAAGGATGCCAAGGCTTTGGCCAACAGTTACAATATCCCTTACGTACGCACCTCGGCTAAAACAAGACAGGGTGTCGACGACGCTTTCTACTCCCTAGTACGCGAAATAAGGCTATAT AAAGATAAAAAAGGCAAACATCCACGAAAGAAGAAGAGATTTTGTGCGCTCATTTAA